From Triticum aestivum cultivar Chinese Yumai mitochondrion, complete genome, a single genomic window includes:
- the nad9 gene encoding nad9 yields MLCIILFPERWFSGFGIVTKHPGFYTRFNTRACSRSWIHNSKKCVCSFGSLLVASLSLLPLHSHAFLGRTNPTGDFRQVFLLRARSGTKIKLSLFSFMDNQSIFQYSWEILPKKWVHKMKRSEHGNRSYTNTDYPFPLLCFLKWHTYTRVQVSIDICGVDHPSRKRRFEVVHNLLSTRYNSRIRVQTSADEVTRISPVVSLFPSAGRWEREVWDMSGVSSINHPDLRRISTDYGFEGHPLRKDFPLSGYVEVRYDDPEKRVVSEPIEMTQEFRYFDFASPWEQRSDG; encoded by the coding sequence ATGCTCTGTATAATACTTTTCCCCGAGCGATGGTTTAGCGGATTCGGAATTGTAACCAAGCATCCTGGGTTCTATACCCGATTCAACACTAGAGCATGCAGCCGATCCTGGATACATAACTCTAAAAAGTGTGTGTGCAGTTTTGGATCTTTATTGGTAGCCAGTCTTTCACTTCTGCCTCTCCACTCCCATGCCTTTCTTGGTCGGACCAACCCAACCGGCGATTTCCGACAAGTCTTTCTGCTTAGAGCAAGAAGCGGAACCAAAATAAAGCTTTCTTTATTTTCATTTATGGATAACCAATCCATTTTCCAATATAGTTGGGAGATTTTACCCAAGAAATGGGTACATAAAATGAAAAGATCGGAACATGGGAATAGATCTTATACCAATACTGACTACCCATTTCCATTGTTGTGCTTTCTAAAATGGCATACCTATACAAGGGTTCAAGTTTCGATCGATATTTGCGGAGTGGATCATCCCTCTCGAAAACGAAGATTTGAAGTTGTCCATAATTTACTGAGTACTCGGTATAACTCACGCATTCGTGTACAAACAAGTGCAGACGAAGTAACACGAATATCTCCGGTAGTCAGTCTATTTCCATCAGCCGGCCGGTGGGAGCGAGAAGTATGGGATATGTCTGGTGTTTCTTCCATCAATCATCCGGATTTACGCCGTATATCAACAGATTATGGTTTCGAGGGTCATCCATTACGAAAAGACTTTCCTCTGAGTGGATATGTGGAAGTACGCTATGATGATCCAGAGAAACGTGTGGTTTCTGAACCCATTGAGATGACCCAAGAATTTCGCTATTTCGATTTTGCTAGTCCTTGGGAACAGCGTAGCGACGGATAA